A genome region from Ptiloglossa arizonensis isolate GNS036 chromosome 4, iyPtiAriz1_principal, whole genome shotgun sequence includes the following:
- the LOC143145940 gene encoding uncharacterized protein LOC143145940 isoform X3: protein MSRSRSSKLLLLKLTMIVPLLTSAVCIEANGEKLSLVPSKKSEAVAELRENDIFAKGDAKSVVNRNEDPVARKRQLEEARGRRDEHVSRSRDENAIDIRVPRSGDANLARKMAKDALKSPRMQEAMRKLTHGRRRLRKPKHRVSAKSSRRKPLMPKRKHGRRMKIKRRRKRPKKRFHRRRFKAKQASLPRRGSSKNTRRDINASAGKLNGNEKSIVERAQKVADDKSRDKQPLEKSNSKITVVRVEDNDYIDFSTPLSIQSTVALIETRNDDDESVKQRENENMIERLMRTTTKDPLKKPTNDLGVEYSDYYSEDDLLQDIAANQIPIRVVDPTISSDRFTRQSVNSTSFYTNSQIDSDLQPYYGDYDARGNDITYNDYSGNNVQNYPIDEHLTGFDRNSRFLGAGESTNHELSDDRNEYLNIARPVSAEDTSVQDSGISGLQSNYYMTGSNLENNPQSVNFDQFNYQYGNEASNLNLNGAQNLNSNDTQNLNSIEAQVSNPNEAQNLNLNKAPILNPNEAQNLNLNKAPILNPNEAQNLNLNNAPILNPNEAQNLNLNKAPILNPNEAQNLNLNNAPILNPNEAPILNLNLNKAPILNPNEAQNLNLNKAPILNSNEAQNLNLNKAPILNSNETQNLNLNKAPILNPNEAQNLNSNKAPILNPNEATNLYLNEAQSSNSNEGVPQTMATKVICLPNEHPVVEVSQSKYNVPEAQNMYNYQPAISQQHLENIEQSTTNRLQIGGMRLPGTKEEGIDARPKLNFKDLRNQSLQNCPTQERNELPSVKLPNPMNQPLGKVLESLGINVNTDSSNRNLENVATVSWSTQMAQPLNNNSLSFSNMLDRPLDRKLNPSHLRKKPGDDLRWFLAARTKNANVGGSYTRRQLDQNGLLDTNQGFNEDERNKSSNKNVSLGLNDTKEIANQLLDTIIEELELKSNRERNKKREGLPCRLSGSWSTTQAGMKLDMKVVNRTIIVTVPDLASPRFHESLFNGTWNVSGHAPFKRGSPFTLIATNNHTSSIAVFIGACRVCQGIDTIAGVWSVARPPKDCRDFQVATNVFNDIFRKTKRSSVKEKVTNATKITITTTEKSS from the exons ATGTCAAGGTCAAGGTCATCGAAGCTGCTTCtcttaaa ATTGACCATGATCGTTCCGCTACTAACCAGCGCAGTTTGCATCGAAGCCAACGGTGAGAAATTATCGCTCGTTCCCTCGAAGAAGAGCGAAGCGGTGGCCGAGTTGCGGGAAAATGATATTTTCGCGAAAGGAGACGCGAAATCCGTCGTTAATCGAAATGAGGACCCGGTCGCGCGGAAACGACAACTGGAGGAGGCGCGCGGGCGCCGCGACGAGCATGTTTCGAGGTCGCGCGACGAGAACGCGATAGACATCAGAGTTCCGCGATCCGGTGACGCGAACTTGGCTCGTAAAATGGCCAAGGATGCCCTGAAATCCCCGAGGATGCAAGAAGCCATGAGAAAACTCACCCACGGGCGACGTAGATTACGTAAACCGAAGCATCGCGTGTCCGCCAAATCGTCTCGTAGAAAACCGTTGATGCCCAAGAGGAAACATGGCCGACGGATGAAGATCAAGAGACGGAGGAAGAGACCAAAGAAAAG GTTCCATCGACGACGATTCAAAGCCAAACAAGCCAGTTTGCCGAGAAGGGGATCCTCAAAG AACACCCGAAGAGACATTAACGCGTCCGCGGGGAAATTGAatggaaacgaaaaatcgatcgttgaaCGCGCGCAAAAGGTCGCGGACGATAAATCACGTGACAAGCAACCACTCGAGAAATCAAACAGCAAAATTACCGTCGTGAGAGTCGAGGATAACGATTACATTGATTTTTCGACGCCGTTGAGCATCCAGTCCACGGTGGCGTTAATCGAAAcgcgcaacgacgacgacgaatcggTTAAACAGCGCGAGAACGAGAACATGATCGAACGTCTGATGAGAACGACCACCAAGGACCCGTTGAAAAAACCTACAAACGATCTGGGGGTCGAATATTCGGATTATTACAGCGAGGACGATCTTCTTCAAGATATCGCGGCGAACCAAATTCCAATTAGGGTCGTTGACCCGACGATCTCTAGCGACCGATTTACACGCCAGTCTGTAAATTCTACGTCCTTTTATACCAACAGCCAGATCGATAGCGACCTACAGCCGTATTATGGGGATTACGACGCTCGTGGCAacgatatcacgtataacgactatTCGGGCAATAATGTCCAGAATTACCCTATCGACGAACACTTGACGGGATTCGATCGGAATTCTCGTTTCCTTGGGGCTGGCGAGTCGACCAATCACGAACTAtccgatgatcgaaacgaatatttaaacattgCCCGCCCTGTTAGCGCCGAGGACACTTCTGTACAAGACTCTGGGATTTCCGGTCTGCAGAGCAATTATTACATGACTGGTTCTAACCTAGAAAACAATCCCCAGTCCGTTAATTTCGATCAATTTAATTACCAGTACGGGAACGAAGCttcgaatttgaatttgaacGGAGCTCAGAATTTGAATTCGaacgatactcaaaatttgaatTCGATCGAAGCTCAGGTTTCGAATCCGAACGAAGCtcagaatttgaatttgaacaaAGCTCCGATTTTGAATCCGAACGAAGCtcagaatttgaatttgaacaaAGCTCCGATTTTGAATCCGAACGAAGCtcagaatttgaatttgaacaaTGCTCCGATTTTGAATCCGAACGAAGCtcagaatttgaatttgaacaaAGCTCCGATTTTGAATCCGAACGAAGCtcagaatttgaatttgaacaaTGCTCCGATTTTGAATCCGAACGAAGCTCCGATTTTGAATCTGAACTTGAACAAAGCTCCGATTTTGAATCCGAACGAAGCTCAGAATCTGAACTTGAATAAAGCTCCGATTTTGAATTCGAACGAAGCTCAGAATCTGAACTTGAATAAAGCTCCGATTttgaattcgaacgaaactcaGAATCTGAACTTGAACAAAGCTCCGATTTTGAATCCGAACGAAGCTCAGAATCTGAACTCGAATAAAGCTCCGATTTTGAATCCGAACGAAGCTACGAATTTGTATTTGAACGAAGCTCAGAGCTCGAACTCGAACGAAGGCGTACCGCAAACGATGGCCACAAAAGTAATCTGTTTACCGAACGAACATCCTGTCGTGGAGGTTTCTCAATCCAAGTACAATGTTCCCGAGGCGCAGAATATGTACAATTATCAACCGGCGATAAGTCAGCAACACCTGGAAAATATAGAGCAGAGTACAACAAATAGGCTCCAAATAGGGGGTATGAGACTTCCAGGTACCAAAGAGGAAGGTATCGATGCTCGTCCGAAGTTAAATTTTAAGGATCTCAGGAACCAAAGCTTGCAAAATTGTCCAACGCAAGAGAGGAACGAGTTACCTTCGGTGAAACTCCCCAATCCTATGAACCAACCATTGGGAAAGGTTCTGGAGTCCCTGGGGATCAACGTCAACACGGACTCGAGTAACCGGAATCTAGAGAACGTGGCAACGGTTTCTTGGTCGACTCAAATGGCTCAGCCTCTAAATAAtaattctctctctttttctaatATGCTCGATCGACCGCTGGATCGTAAGTTGAATCCGAGCCACCTTAGGAAGAAACCGGGGGACGATCTGCGGTGGTTTCTGGCGGCCAGAACCAAAAACGCCAATGTGGGGGGAAGCTACACCAGAAGACAGTTGGACCAAAATGGACTACTGGACACTAACCAAGGATTCAACGAAGATGAAAGGAACAAGAGTAGCAACAAGAACGTCTCCCTCGGGTTGAACGACACCAAGGAAATCGCCAACCAACTGCTCGACACGATCATAGAGGAACTGGAGCTGAAATCAAAccgagagagaaataaaaagagaGAAG GCTTACCTTGCCGTTTGTCAGGGTCCTGGTCAACGACTCAGGCCGGAATGAAGCTGGACATGAAGGTCGTGAATCGTACCATAATCGTGACTGTCCCGGATCTCGCGTCTCCGCGCTTTCACGAGAGTCTGTTCAATGGAACGTGGAATGTCTCCGGTCACGCCCCGTTCAAACGTGGTTCACCCTTCACTTTGATTGCCACTAACAACCATACAAGCTCTATAGCAGTGTTTATCG
- the LOC143145940 gene encoding uncharacterized protein LOC143145940 isoform X5, which translates to MVQNVGHFLTHCAPKHSPITIKIETQAFVNRNRLTMIVPLLTSAVCIEANGEKLSLVPSKKSEAVAELRENDIFAKGDAKSVVNRNEDPVARKRQLEEARGRRDEHVSRSRDENAIDIRVPRSGDANLARKMAKDALKSPRMQEAMRKLTHGRRRLRKPKHRVSAKSSRRKPLMPKRKHGRRMKIKRRRKRPKKRFHRRRFKAKQASLPRRGSSKNTRRDINASAGKLNGNEKSIVERAQKVADDKSRDKQPLEKSNSKITVVRVEDNDYIDFSTPLSIQSTVALIETRNDDDESVKQRENENMIERLMRTTTKDPLKKPTNDLGVEYSDYYSEDDLLQDIAANQIPIRVVDPTISSDRFTRQSVNSTSFYTNSQIDSDLQPYYGDYDARGNDITYNDYSGNNVQNYPIDEHLTGFDRNSRFLGAGESTNHELSDDRNEYLNIARPVSAEDTSVQDSGISGLQSNYYMTGSNLENNPQSVNFDQFNYQYGNEASNLNLNGAQNLNSNDTQNLNSIEAQVSNPNEAQNLNLNKAPILNPNEAQNLNLNKAPILNPNEAQNLNLNNAPILNPNEAQNLNLNKAPILNPNEAQNLNLNNAPILNPNEAPILNLNLNKAPILNPNEAQNLNLNKAPILNSNEAQNLNLNKAPILNSNETQNLNLNKAPILNPNEAQNLNSNKAPILNPNEATNLYLNEAQSSNSNEGVPQTMATKVICLPNEHPVVEVSQSKYNVPEAQNMYNYQPAISQQHLENIEQSTTNRLQIGGMRLPGTKEEGIDARPKLNFKDLRNQSLQNCPTQERNELPSVKLPNPMNQPLGKVLESLGINVNTDSSNRNLENVATVSWSTQMAQPLNNNSLSFSNMLDRPLDRKLNPSHLRKKPGDDLRWFLAARTKNANVGGSYTRRQLDQNGLLDTNQGFNEDERNKSSNKNVSLGLNDTKEIANQLLDTIIEELELKSNRERNKKREESIMDYVSRLRCVTGYMGQCFDTPVQPALH; encoded by the exons atggTTCAAAATGTGGGACATTTCTTAACCCACTGTGCCCCAAAGCACAGCCCCATAACGATCAAAATCGAGACTCAAGCTTTCGTTAACCGAAACAGATTGACCATGATCGTTCCGCTACTAACCAGCGCAGTTTGCATCGAAGCCAACGGTGAGAAATTATCGCTCGTTCCCTCGAAGAAGAGCGAAGCGGTGGCCGAGTTGCGGGAAAATGATATTTTCGCGAAAGGAGACGCGAAATCCGTCGTTAATCGAAATGAGGACCCGGTCGCGCGGAAACGACAACTGGAGGAGGCGCGCGGGCGCCGCGACGAGCATGTTTCGAGGTCGCGCGACGAGAACGCGATAGACATCAGAGTTCCGCGATCCGGTGACGCGAACTTGGCTCGTAAAATGGCCAAGGATGCCCTGAAATCCCCGAGGATGCAAGAAGCCATGAGAAAACTCACCCACGGGCGACGTAGATTACGTAAACCGAAGCATCGCGTGTCCGCCAAATCGTCTCGTAGAAAACCGTTGATGCCCAAGAGGAAACATGGCCGACGGATGAAGATCAAGAGACGGAGGAAGAGACCAAAGAAAAG GTTCCATCGACGACGATTCAAAGCCAAACAAGCCAGTTTGCCGAGAAGGGGATCCTCAAAG AACACCCGAAGAGACATTAACGCGTCCGCGGGGAAATTGAatggaaacgaaaaatcgatcgttgaaCGCGCGCAAAAGGTCGCGGACGATAAATCACGTGACAAGCAACCACTCGAGAAATCAAACAGCAAAATTACCGTCGTGAGAGTCGAGGATAACGATTACATTGATTTTTCGACGCCGTTGAGCATCCAGTCCACGGTGGCGTTAATCGAAAcgcgcaacgacgacgacgaatcggTTAAACAGCGCGAGAACGAGAACATGATCGAACGTCTGATGAGAACGACCACCAAGGACCCGTTGAAAAAACCTACAAACGATCTGGGGGTCGAATATTCGGATTATTACAGCGAGGACGATCTTCTTCAAGATATCGCGGCGAACCAAATTCCAATTAGGGTCGTTGACCCGACGATCTCTAGCGACCGATTTACACGCCAGTCTGTAAATTCTACGTCCTTTTATACCAACAGCCAGATCGATAGCGACCTACAGCCGTATTATGGGGATTACGACGCTCGTGGCAacgatatcacgtataacgactatTCGGGCAATAATGTCCAGAATTACCCTATCGACGAACACTTGACGGGATTCGATCGGAATTCTCGTTTCCTTGGGGCTGGCGAGTCGACCAATCACGAACTAtccgatgatcgaaacgaatatttaaacattgCCCGCCCTGTTAGCGCCGAGGACACTTCTGTACAAGACTCTGGGATTTCCGGTCTGCAGAGCAATTATTACATGACTGGTTCTAACCTAGAAAACAATCCCCAGTCCGTTAATTTCGATCAATTTAATTACCAGTACGGGAACGAAGCttcgaatttgaatttgaacGGAGCTCAGAATTTGAATTCGaacgatactcaaaatttgaatTCGATCGAAGCTCAGGTTTCGAATCCGAACGAAGCtcagaatttgaatttgaacaaAGCTCCGATTTTGAATCCGAACGAAGCtcagaatttgaatttgaacaaAGCTCCGATTTTGAATCCGAACGAAGCtcagaatttgaatttgaacaaTGCTCCGATTTTGAATCCGAACGAAGCtcagaatttgaatttgaacaaAGCTCCGATTTTGAATCCGAACGAAGCtcagaatttgaatttgaacaaTGCTCCGATTTTGAATCCGAACGAAGCTCCGATTTTGAATCTGAACTTGAACAAAGCTCCGATTTTGAATCCGAACGAAGCTCAGAATCTGAACTTGAATAAAGCTCCGATTTTGAATTCGAACGAAGCTCAGAATCTGAACTTGAATAAAGCTCCGATTttgaattcgaacgaaactcaGAATCTGAACTTGAACAAAGCTCCGATTTTGAATCCGAACGAAGCTCAGAATCTGAACTCGAATAAAGCTCCGATTTTGAATCCGAACGAAGCTACGAATTTGTATTTGAACGAAGCTCAGAGCTCGAACTCGAACGAAGGCGTACCGCAAACGATGGCCACAAAAGTAATCTGTTTACCGAACGAACATCCTGTCGTGGAGGTTTCTCAATCCAAGTACAATGTTCCCGAGGCGCAGAATATGTACAATTATCAACCGGCGATAAGTCAGCAACACCTGGAAAATATAGAGCAGAGTACAACAAATAGGCTCCAAATAGGGGGTATGAGACTTCCAGGTACCAAAGAGGAAGGTATCGATGCTCGTCCGAAGTTAAATTTTAAGGATCTCAGGAACCAAAGCTTGCAAAATTGTCCAACGCAAGAGAGGAACGAGTTACCTTCGGTGAAACTCCCCAATCCTATGAACCAACCATTGGGAAAGGTTCTGGAGTCCCTGGGGATCAACGTCAACACGGACTCGAGTAACCGGAATCTAGAGAACGTGGCAACGGTTTCTTGGTCGACTCAAATGGCTCAGCCTCTAAATAAtaattctctctctttttctaatATGCTCGATCGACCGCTGGATCGTAAGTTGAATCCGAGCCACCTTAGGAAGAAACCGGGGGACGATCTGCGGTGGTTTCTGGCGGCCAGAACCAAAAACGCCAATGTGGGGGGAAGCTACACCAGAAGACAGTTGGACCAAAATGGACTACTGGACACTAACCAAGGATTCAACGAAGATGAAAGGAACAAGAGTAGCAACAAGAACGTCTCCCTCGGGTTGAACGACACCAAGGAAATCGCCAACCAACTGCTCGACACGATCATAGAGGAACTGGAGCTGAAATCAAAccgagagagaaataaaaagagaGAAG
- the LOC143145940 gene encoding uncharacterized protein LOC143145940 isoform X4, translating into MLLSLFRLTMIVPLLTSAVCIEANGEKLSLVPSKKSEAVAELRENDIFAKGDAKSVVNRNEDPVARKRQLEEARGRRDEHVSRSRDENAIDIRVPRSGDANLARKMAKDALKSPRMQEAMRKLTHGRRRLRKPKHRVSAKSSRRKPLMPKRKHGRRMKIKRRRKRPKKRFHRRRFKAKQASLPRRGSSKNTRRDINASAGKLNGNEKSIVERAQKVADDKSRDKQPLEKSNSKITVVRVEDNDYIDFSTPLSIQSTVALIETRNDDDESVKQRENENMIERLMRTTTKDPLKKPTNDLGVEYSDYYSEDDLLQDIAANQIPIRVVDPTISSDRFTRQSVNSTSFYTNSQIDSDLQPYYGDYDARGNDITYNDYSGNNVQNYPIDEHLTGFDRNSRFLGAGESTNHELSDDRNEYLNIARPVSAEDTSVQDSGISGLQSNYYMTGSNLENNPQSVNFDQFNYQYGNEASNLNLNGAQNLNSNDTQNLNSIEAQVSNPNEAQNLNLNKAPILNPNEAQNLNLNKAPILNPNEAQNLNLNNAPILNPNEAQNLNLNKAPILNPNEAQNLNLNNAPILNPNEAPILNLNLNKAPILNPNEAQNLNLNKAPILNSNEAQNLNLNKAPILNSNETQNLNLNKAPILNPNEAQNLNSNKAPILNPNEATNLYLNEAQSSNSNEGVPQTMATKVICLPNEHPVVEVSQSKYNVPEAQNMYNYQPAISQQHLENIEQSTTNRLQIGGMRLPGTKEEGIDARPKLNFKDLRNQSLQNCPTQERNELPSVKLPNPMNQPLGKVLESLGINVNTDSSNRNLENVATVSWSTQMAQPLNNNSLSFSNMLDRPLDRKLNPSHLRKKPGDDLRWFLAARTKNANVGGSYTRRQLDQNGLLDTNQGFNEDERNKSSNKNVSLGLNDTKEIANQLLDTIIEELELKSNRERNKKREGLPCRLSGSWSTTQAGMKLDMKVVNRTIIVTVPDLASPRFHESLFNGTWNVSGHAPFKRGSPFTLIATNNHTSSIAVFIGACRVCQGIDTIAGVWSVARPPKDCRDFQVATNVFNDIFRKTKRSSVKEKVTNATKITITTTEKSS; encoded by the exons ATGCTGCTAAGTTTATTTAG ATTGACCATGATCGTTCCGCTACTAACCAGCGCAGTTTGCATCGAAGCCAACGGTGAGAAATTATCGCTCGTTCCCTCGAAGAAGAGCGAAGCGGTGGCCGAGTTGCGGGAAAATGATATTTTCGCGAAAGGAGACGCGAAATCCGTCGTTAATCGAAATGAGGACCCGGTCGCGCGGAAACGACAACTGGAGGAGGCGCGCGGGCGCCGCGACGAGCATGTTTCGAGGTCGCGCGACGAGAACGCGATAGACATCAGAGTTCCGCGATCCGGTGACGCGAACTTGGCTCGTAAAATGGCCAAGGATGCCCTGAAATCCCCGAGGATGCAAGAAGCCATGAGAAAACTCACCCACGGGCGACGTAGATTACGTAAACCGAAGCATCGCGTGTCCGCCAAATCGTCTCGTAGAAAACCGTTGATGCCCAAGAGGAAACATGGCCGACGGATGAAGATCAAGAGACGGAGGAAGAGACCAAAGAAAAG GTTCCATCGACGACGATTCAAAGCCAAACAAGCCAGTTTGCCGAGAAGGGGATCCTCAAAG AACACCCGAAGAGACATTAACGCGTCCGCGGGGAAATTGAatggaaacgaaaaatcgatcgttgaaCGCGCGCAAAAGGTCGCGGACGATAAATCACGTGACAAGCAACCACTCGAGAAATCAAACAGCAAAATTACCGTCGTGAGAGTCGAGGATAACGATTACATTGATTTTTCGACGCCGTTGAGCATCCAGTCCACGGTGGCGTTAATCGAAAcgcgcaacgacgacgacgaatcggTTAAACAGCGCGAGAACGAGAACATGATCGAACGTCTGATGAGAACGACCACCAAGGACCCGTTGAAAAAACCTACAAACGATCTGGGGGTCGAATATTCGGATTATTACAGCGAGGACGATCTTCTTCAAGATATCGCGGCGAACCAAATTCCAATTAGGGTCGTTGACCCGACGATCTCTAGCGACCGATTTACACGCCAGTCTGTAAATTCTACGTCCTTTTATACCAACAGCCAGATCGATAGCGACCTACAGCCGTATTATGGGGATTACGACGCTCGTGGCAacgatatcacgtataacgactatTCGGGCAATAATGTCCAGAATTACCCTATCGACGAACACTTGACGGGATTCGATCGGAATTCTCGTTTCCTTGGGGCTGGCGAGTCGACCAATCACGAACTAtccgatgatcgaaacgaatatttaaacattgCCCGCCCTGTTAGCGCCGAGGACACTTCTGTACAAGACTCTGGGATTTCCGGTCTGCAGAGCAATTATTACATGACTGGTTCTAACCTAGAAAACAATCCCCAGTCCGTTAATTTCGATCAATTTAATTACCAGTACGGGAACGAAGCttcgaatttgaatttgaacGGAGCTCAGAATTTGAATTCGaacgatactcaaaatttgaatTCGATCGAAGCTCAGGTTTCGAATCCGAACGAAGCtcagaatttgaatttgaacaaAGCTCCGATTTTGAATCCGAACGAAGCtcagaatttgaatttgaacaaAGCTCCGATTTTGAATCCGAACGAAGCtcagaatttgaatttgaacaaTGCTCCGATTTTGAATCCGAACGAAGCtcagaatttgaatttgaacaaAGCTCCGATTTTGAATCCGAACGAAGCtcagaatttgaatttgaacaaTGCTCCGATTTTGAATCCGAACGAAGCTCCGATTTTGAATCTGAACTTGAACAAAGCTCCGATTTTGAATCCGAACGAAGCTCAGAATCTGAACTTGAATAAAGCTCCGATTTTGAATTCGAACGAAGCTCAGAATCTGAACTTGAATAAAGCTCCGATTttgaattcgaacgaaactcaGAATCTGAACTTGAACAAAGCTCCGATTTTGAATCCGAACGAAGCTCAGAATCTGAACTCGAATAAAGCTCCGATTTTGAATCCGAACGAAGCTACGAATTTGTATTTGAACGAAGCTCAGAGCTCGAACTCGAACGAAGGCGTACCGCAAACGATGGCCACAAAAGTAATCTGTTTACCGAACGAACATCCTGTCGTGGAGGTTTCTCAATCCAAGTACAATGTTCCCGAGGCGCAGAATATGTACAATTATCAACCGGCGATAAGTCAGCAACACCTGGAAAATATAGAGCAGAGTACAACAAATAGGCTCCAAATAGGGGGTATGAGACTTCCAGGTACCAAAGAGGAAGGTATCGATGCTCGTCCGAAGTTAAATTTTAAGGATCTCAGGAACCAAAGCTTGCAAAATTGTCCAACGCAAGAGAGGAACGAGTTACCTTCGGTGAAACTCCCCAATCCTATGAACCAACCATTGGGAAAGGTTCTGGAGTCCCTGGGGATCAACGTCAACACGGACTCGAGTAACCGGAATCTAGAGAACGTGGCAACGGTTTCTTGGTCGACTCAAATGGCTCAGCCTCTAAATAAtaattctctctctttttctaatATGCTCGATCGACCGCTGGATCGTAAGTTGAATCCGAGCCACCTTAGGAAGAAACCGGGGGACGATCTGCGGTGGTTTCTGGCGGCCAGAACCAAAAACGCCAATGTGGGGGGAAGCTACACCAGAAGACAGTTGGACCAAAATGGACTACTGGACACTAACCAAGGATTCAACGAAGATGAAAGGAACAAGAGTAGCAACAAGAACGTCTCCCTCGGGTTGAACGACACCAAGGAAATCGCCAACCAACTGCTCGACACGATCATAGAGGAACTGGAGCTGAAATCAAAccgagagagaaataaaaagagaGAAG GCTTACCTTGCCGTTTGTCAGGGTCCTGGTCAACGACTCAGGCCGGAATGAAGCTGGACATGAAGGTCGTGAATCGTACCATAATCGTGACTGTCCCGGATCTCGCGTCTCCGCGCTTTCACGAGAGTCTGTTCAATGGAACGTGGAATGTCTCCGGTCACGCCCCGTTCAAACGTGGTTCACCCTTCACTTTGATTGCCACTAACAACCATACAAGCTCTATAGCAGTGTTTATCG